Part of the Cottoperca gobio chromosome 1, fCotGob3.1, whole genome shotgun sequence genome, CTCCTTCACTCGTAGGAGCACTGATATGATTTAAAATACTCACAGCAAGTTACATATGGTCTCAATTAAGGGTGAACCTGGCATTTTGACAGCAACTATTTCAATATGAATACGTCTCATTAACCACTTCCCTCTGGTGTTCAGGGAAGCTCTCCAAAGTGGTGACCATCTGGCCTTTGTACGGTTTTTCAGATATTGTTATAAATCCAAAGTGGTTCCCACCAAAGGGTCACGAGGTgactgaagaggaaagaaataCTTCACAGAAAGCTTTTTCAGACTATGTGTTCAAGTTCAAGATTATTCGTAACCTTGAAAACACAACGCTTGTAGAGCGTTGCTGGTAGAGTATTAACTACGTAACTGCAGAACTCAAATGACTTCtacaacaaaacatcaaatagTTTTGATGTAAAATATGCGTGTCTGAACGCAAACTCAACTACTCAAAGTGTGTTTCTTCaatctgtttcttttttgtgtgtgtgtgtgtgtgtgtgtgtgtgtgaacagcagTAGCATCATGGAGGAGTTAGACGTTCCACAGATGAGGAGAGAAGTGGAAAGCCTTCAGTATCAGCTGGCAATCAACAGAGAGAAATCCTCCATCACTGTTACCGAGTGAGTGTgtgctcacacagacacaaacacacacacacacacacacacacacacaaactctctgaaGTATTGAGTATCAGTTTTGTgcttacagtgtgtgttttattttgtaggctGGTGAAGTGGATCGAGGGTTGTGTTTGTGAAGATCCATTTCTGAACCCTGAGCTGATGAGAGCCAATCCCTGGGTGGAGAAGGGCAAGTGTGTGATCCtctaatggtcacacacacacacacacacgcacacacacacacacacacacacacacacacacacacacacacacacaaatagacacacaaTCACAGATGCATATAAACTAAAGAATCATGCACTCCAACGCTGCACTAACTCAcccattctctctccctctctcacacacacgcacacacaacacacacacgcacacacacacacacattattgctattatcatgtttatttattgggAGACTGAATGCTTTTAATTTATGTTAagcctactgtgtgtgtgtgagtgtgcagcaCTGAGTAGCTTTCTAGAGATTTGTTTTCATGGACTGCTGAGAAATGTTCAACAACACGTTTTTATTGGCTCTTTACACTGTCAATCAAAAATAAAGACTGTTTGGAATTTAACAGCTGGATTTTGGATTTATTGAGATGCTTACATATAACAtacaggtatgtgtgtgtgtgtatgtgtgtgtgtgtgtgtgtgtatgtatgtgtgtgtgtgtgtgtgtgtgtatgtatgtgtatgtgtgtatgtgttacagCAGTTCTCTGATGTAGACATTTCGTCTGACGGCGTTGGACATGCCCTCATTGAACCGGAACCACACGTCACTGTCGCCCACTGCCGTTCCCATAGACAGAACCGCACACTTCTCACctacagagggagggaaagactGGGTTACTCATTTAATCAGATTAATCACTTCTTTCTAATTGACCAAGGATTTGTTTTGGGGTGATGATGTCATAAAATGTGAGGGCAGACATTTAAAGCTTGATTAGAAAACCCTTAATATAAACTCTGAATAAAAAGACAGTACAGTAGAAGTAGGTTTTCACAGACATTGAATTTGCTTTGGTATTTTGGTGCATAATGAAAAACAAGTACTGCAAAAGTAAAGaatcataaatataaaaccGAATAGTACTAATAATATGTACAATGCATTGATTTATCTATAAAACGTCAGAAATCACAATTTTCCAAATCCCTGTTTTACGCCTTCAAATGACTTGTTTCTTCTTAACCttaaaagatattcagtttatttttcataGACGAGTAAGAAAACCagcaaacattcacattttcacAATCTGGAACCAGTGAGCTTCTATCATTGTATCTTAAAGCCCAacttaaacacacattaattgattatcaaaactATTACGGATTAATttgatcaactaattgattaagcTGTTCCACTAATCCTCTAAAGTGAAAAACTAAATTACTTCCCCGTTGTGCGTATTTGCAGCTCTCATCATGTGATTAGAAAACCCAAATACCTTATTTCTTTTCCTCACCgtctccttttttaaaatcagCCTCGGctctgggaacttgtgatgAGAAATGAAACCTGATTCTCTGATATTTTCATAGACTAAAAGGTTAATTGAATAATCAATGACATTAAGTGTAGCCCTACTTATAACACAAATGATCCTCTGTGCATGCACACAGCcatgagtgtatgtgtgtgtgtgtgtgtgtgtgtgtgtgtgtgtgtgtgtgtgtgactcaaaCATTTAGACCACACATTCATATGAAGTCATCAGTGTATGCAGGGACCCAGCGTACTGTGCTGTATATCAGCGACTTAACTCCAATCAGTGCACAATAGAAATGTACGATCATCTCCATCAACCACAGTCTCACTCAAACTGAGGCTCTCGCCACGCTTCACAAAAAGGATTTGTCACTTGAAAATTGCAGATATATTTACGTGTCGCGTGTCTCACATGCTCATGCAAGTACGCCATCGTTTTGATTAATGAAACATGTCAAAATGAACAGGAGAGCTGCGCCTGTTTGAGTCAGCAGAGGCTTGTCATTGTTCCTGCTTTGACCTACTAAACAGCCACAGCTCAGCAGTTCCACCCCGATTACCCTGTTGATCAATTATGGGAATTCCGGCTTTCAGGAAGGTTAGTGATTGTAATGGGTTCACTTTAGCAGGACTACTGAGCGCTGAATCTGGGCTAATGTTAACAGAAAGTACAGGTATTTGTGCAAAGCATGTTTAGAGTCACAATAACAGTTACCTGCACACCTGTGAGCAcgcaaaaccttttttatttttttacacattttaaataatagaGGCCTTTCAACGGAATATTTCTAATGTTTTTTCTCCACATTGAAAGGAACACGTTGCTGTGGTTGTAACACTTTATGTTCACGCAGCATAAGAAATACTGCAtataaacaaaagcaacaactgGGTGTTTTTTTACTGGATATTAACATAAGTCAACAATGCATCTTCCAAAGTCGTGTGCACTTCATAACTGCGAGCAAAAGTGGAAATGCTATTTAGAAAATATTCACCCCAGGTGGCCATGTTGGATGAGAGAGAACAAGCTACACAATTCTGCTCTATTGTTTATGCAAATGTGCTATTTTTAGTGGGATGCATTTGAACACTGCAGTCATGTTTTGTTTCCCATGACACAAAGCTACTGGCAGGCCAAACCACAGGGACTACAAACATGCAACAATGACTTAAAGTTATATAACTGTGGTAAAGTCATTtagtattttacatttacatccatAAAATATGAAGATTGTTTATTCCATTGGCTGGTGTCCAAATATAAGGAGGAGGCTGTAGCTCAGGCCTCGTCGAGCCTTTTATGTTGTCGACAGAAATATGATATTGTCAACAGTATGTAGGGGAAAATGCAGGTGCTGTTGACAGTCCAAATCTCCTGCGTGCAGTGTGCCACAGGAGCTCTAACTTTGaagcataacacacacacatcacttttCACCTCTGGTGTGTTTGGACCTGATGTGCCTTGAGGCATTTTCCCCTGAACAGCCCGTGTTCTCAAAGGGTTTGGATAAATGAAGCTACACTAGCGTCAAATGATACCTTTAGACCACACGCAAAAGGCCatgaaaaatgtacatttgtggttttgatcGGTCGTTCCAGACATTGTTACTTAGTCTACCAATAATGGACTACGCTGCCATTGTTTACCAGAATGCCTCCAAAACGCTCAGTGTTATATATAGACTCTGCAGATGGcagacacacaccactgcaCAATGTTAGACACACTCgagtggctttttttttttgttcctagTATGTAAAATTATTCACAATGACGCTCTGATCAGATGCTCTTTATGTTCCACTTTGTATCCAAGGAAATtggaaaaaaaagcttttatgaTGAATAAATATAGTACATCTGAAACTGATATTAAAGAAGAAATCATGACCTGTTAAACTAAAACAAGTATGCAAACGTAATAAAAGGAGTGCATGTTGAAGTAGATACATAGGATTTATTGTTTCGgtttttttaaccaaaatgAGTACCGACTACTATATCTCTGGTATCTTGACATCCCATAGTTCATATAGTCATATACTCAAGGGGTTTGTCACAGTACCTGTCTCTGAGGTGGGGTGCGGCCTCTGGGGTTTGGGGTCAACAGCTCGACCAAAGAAATCCACCTCCGGctgaagaacacaaacacaaagtgacgAAGAGGATGAAGTTAATCTGGAAGTTTCTGAAACACCGTCCTCAATAAGAAggtcaaaataaatgaacacccacatgcacgcacacgcacacgcacacacacacacacacacacacacacacacacacacacacctctcattAGCCTGATTTCCCAGTTTCACCATTAGGGACTGTAACCCAGTGGCTTCTCATTATCCTCAGTTCTGCCCTCTAGAGGCTCACCCTCTCTATCACTGCATTACTAAACTATTATAACTCTGCAGCTCACCCAGGCTCTGCTGGTCAGTGCAAAACAGATGCTGGCTCCACCTGCAGGCACCAACTGTCACATACAACTGTGGCAGGCTCAGTACTAATAGAGACAGAGTGCTACTTTCCTGATCAACGAGGTGctttaaaaaccaaacaaccaCCACCAAAGGTAAAAACTAGACACATACATGGTCAGCCTCTGAAGACTCATCTTCTagtcatttgaaaaagaaaagcaggagcGCTTAAGATGCTTttgccaaaatgttttttatcaagACATTGTTAGCAGCAGAGTGTGTAAGCTACACGACTGCTTCTCTTCTTGTGGTGCCAAGGTGTTCAAGGCCActattatgtatgtgtatgcatgttgtatctGTTATAAGGATGCATTTTAATGACTTAACAAATCAAATAAGattaatgtaaaacatacacaacacataaaTATCAAGGGAAATAATACAGGCCTCAGAAGAAACAGAAATCAGCAATCTGTGTGGACTTCTAGATAAATATTGAActttaaatcaacaataaaacatttttaatgcgctgattaataaaatatgttttctgctTTATTCAAAAGTGCAATGAGAACATTTGTCACCTGGGACTGTGTTGGGGGTTGAGATGCATCTTTCTTTAGGCTCCATTTTCAGTAACAAATCCTACCATTGCTTTCACTTCCCCAATGTGTGAATAGAATAAACTTGTCCCCACAAGGTAAATCATAACATCTGATtaagatttagtttttgtttacaGTGAGGGTTTGTGATCAGGGGATTCCTGGTTGTGGTAAATTAGGGTGCATCTCCAGGAAATCAATGTAAGGCGATGTAATGTCCTCTGAAGGGacaaatcctgtgtgtgtgcgtgtgtgtgtgtgtgtgtgtgtctcaccctGATCTCCACTGTGGTCTGTTTGACGATGTTTTCCAGCCTCTGCTGGTGGTTCTTGATGGGGTTAGGACCAGCCGTCTTTTTTTCGGCCTCTTTGTGCTTCACACAGACAAAGcag contains:
- the LOC115013306 gene encoding guanine nucleotide-binding protein G(I)/G(S)/G(O) subunit gamma-13-like encodes the protein MEELDVPQMRREVESLQYQLAINREKSSITVTELVKWIEGCVCEDPFLNPELMRANPWVEKGKCVIL